From a single Arachis hypogaea cultivar Tifrunner chromosome 3, arahy.Tifrunner.gnm2.J5K5, whole genome shotgun sequence genomic region:
- the LOC112791632 gene encoding protein C2-DOMAIN ABA-RELATED 1 — protein MENMMGLLRIHVQRGVNLAIRDVVSSDPYIIIKMGKQKLKTRVVKKNLNPEWNDDLTLSISDPNLPVHLHVYDRDRLSFDDKMGDAVFEIGSFIEAVKMRLHGVPNDTIVTRVQPSRQNCLAEESQIVVRDGKVVQNMVLRLRNVECGEVELQLHWIDIPGSKGL, from the exons ATGGAGAACATGATGGGTCTTCTGAGAATTCATGTCCAAAGAGGGGTTAATCTCGCTATCAGAGATGTAGTGAGCAGTGATCCTTATATCATCATCAAAATGGGCAAGCAG AAGCTGAAGACTCGGGTAGTGAAGAAGAATCTGAACCCTGAATGGAATGATGATTTGACTCTCTCCATTTCAGATCCCAATCTTCCAGTGCACCTA CATGTATATGACAGGGACAGATTGAGCTTTGATGACAAAATGGGGGATGCTGTGTTTGAGATTGGTTCGTTTATTGAAGCGGTGAAGATGCGGCTGCATGGTGTCCCTAATGACACCATAGTTACAAGGGTGCAGCCTAGCAGACAGAACTGCTTGGCAGAAGAGAGCCAAATTGTGGTGAGGGATGGCAAAGTGGTTCAAAATATGGTTCTCAGGCTTAGAAATGTGGAGTGTGGTGAAGTGGAACTTCAACTTCATTGGATTGACATTCCTGGTTCCAAGGGCCTCTAG
- the LOC112791633 gene encoding protein C2-DOMAIN ABA-RELATED 1 yields MEHMMGLLRIHVQKGVNLAVRDVLSSDPYIIIRMGKQKVKTKVVKKSINPEWNDDLTLSISDPSLPVQLFVHDKDTFSLDDKMGDAEFDISPFVEAVKMRPQGVPNDTIVKRVQPSRQNCLAEESHIVWRDGKVVQNMVLRLRNVESGEVELQLHWIDIPGAKAL; encoded by the exons ATGGAGCACATGATGGGTCTGCTGAGAATTCATGTCCAAAAAGGGGTTAACCTTGCTGTAAGGGATGTACTAAGCAGTGACCCTTATATCATCATCAGAATGGGCAAGCAG AAGGTGAAGACTAAGGTGGTGAAGAAGAGTATCAACCCTGAATGGAATGATGATTTGACTTTGTCTATTTCAGATCCTAGTCTCCCAGTACAGCTA TTTGTGCATGACAAGGACACATTCAGCCTTGATGACAAAATGGGGGATGCTGAGTTTGATATCAGTCCGTTTGTGGAAGCGGTGAAGATGCGGCCTCAAGGCGTCCCGAATGACACCATAGTCAAAAGGGTGCAGCCTAGCAGACAGAACTGTTTGGCAGAGGAGAGCCACATTGTGTGGAGAGATGGCAAAGTGGttcagaacatggttcttaggcTAAGAAATGTGGAGTCTGGTGAAGTGGAGCTACAACTCCATTGGATTGACATTCCTGGTGCCAAGGCTCTTTGA
- the LOC112791630 gene encoding protein PTST, chloroplastic isoform X1: MEMNIARCSPKTEGLFFSNTSRTVGWENMQKLPYNNVAVQNPRWTLRKFTSPYRAFTAVCPRRSFFCRTRSMATSLEESSSLQPGENSTEDEDPYAEEESENLAQPLTKEQIMALLVDSEREKLTKKLSEANQHNRFLKRQLHIKEDALVNFKSELAVMELEVQALVKLAEEIAKSGIPEGSRKINGKYIHSHLVTRLEAVHEQLMEQIKDVGAAQSKKVSIFWVGMAENVQVLGTFDGWSQGEHLSPEYTGSYTRFSTTLMLRPGRYEIKFLVDGEWKLSPEFPIIGEGLTKNNLLVVE, from the exons ATGGAAATGAATATTGCAAG GTGTAGTCCCAAAACAGAGGGATTATTCTTTTCCAATACTTCAAGAACAGTAGGATgggagaacatgcagaaacttcCGTATAATAATGTGGCTGTCCAGAATCCAAGATGGACCTTGCGCAAATTCACATCGCCCTATCGAGCTTTTACTGCAGTGTGTCCAAGAAGGTCTTTTTTCTGTCGAACGCGTTCCATGGCAACTAGTTTGGAGGAATCTTCATCTTTACAACCTGGAGAAAATTCCACTGAGGATGAGGATCCTTATGCTGAAGAAGAATCGGAAAATTTGGCACAACCACTTACCAAAGAACAG ATAATGGCTCTGCTTGTTGATTCTGAAAGAGAAAAACTTACGAAGAAGCTTAGTGAAGCCAACCAGCATAATCGGTTCCTCAAAAGGCAG TTGCATATAAAGGAAGATGCATTGGTAAATTTTAAAAGTGAGCTTGCTGTCATGGAACTTGAAGTTCAG GCTTTGGTCAAACTAGCAGAAGAAATAGCAAAATCTGGTATTCCAGAAGGTTCAAGGAAGATCAACGGAAAGTACATTCATTCTCACCTGGTTACTCGATTAGAAG CTGTACATGAACAATTGATGGAACAAATAAAGGACGTTGGTGCGGCACAGTCCAAGAAGGTTTCTATTTTTTGGGTTGGAATGGCTGAG AACGTGCAAGTTTTGGGGACCTTTGATGGTTGGAGCCAAGGAGAGCACCTTTCACCTGAGTATACTGGTTCTTACACTAGGTTCTCAACAACGTTGATGCTGAGACCCGGGAG GTATGAAATCAAATTCTTAGTAGACGGTGAATGGAAGCTATCACCTGAGTTCCCCATTATTGGTGAAGGATTAACCAAAAACAATTTGTTAGTTGTCGAGTGA
- the LOC112791630 gene encoding protein PTST, chloroplastic isoform X2, translated as MQKLPYNNVAVQNPRWTLRKFTSPYRAFTAVCPRRSFFCRTRSMATSLEESSSLQPGENSTEDEDPYAEEESENLAQPLTKEQIMALLVDSEREKLTKKLSEANQHNRFLKRQLHIKEDALVNFKSELAVMELEVQALVKLAEEIAKSGIPEGSRKINGKYIHSHLVTRLEAVHEQLMEQIKDVGAAQSKKVSIFWVGMAENVQVLGTFDGWSQGEHLSPEYTGSYTRFSTTLMLRPGRYEIKFLVDGEWKLSPEFPIIGEGLTKNNLLVVE; from the exons atgcagaaacttcCGTATAATAATGTGGCTGTCCAGAATCCAAGATGGACCTTGCGCAAATTCACATCGCCCTATCGAGCTTTTACTGCAGTGTGTCCAAGAAGGTCTTTTTTCTGTCGAACGCGTTCCATGGCAACTAGTTTGGAGGAATCTTCATCTTTACAACCTGGAGAAAATTCCACTGAGGATGAGGATCCTTATGCTGAAGAAGAATCGGAAAATTTGGCACAACCACTTACCAAAGAACAG ATAATGGCTCTGCTTGTTGATTCTGAAAGAGAAAAACTTACGAAGAAGCTTAGTGAAGCCAACCAGCATAATCGGTTCCTCAAAAGGCAG TTGCATATAAAGGAAGATGCATTGGTAAATTTTAAAAGTGAGCTTGCTGTCATGGAACTTGAAGTTCAG GCTTTGGTCAAACTAGCAGAAGAAATAGCAAAATCTGGTATTCCAGAAGGTTCAAGGAAGATCAACGGAAAGTACATTCATTCTCACCTGGTTACTCGATTAGAAG CTGTACATGAACAATTGATGGAACAAATAAAGGACGTTGGTGCGGCACAGTCCAAGAAGGTTTCTATTTTTTGGGTTGGAATGGCTGAG AACGTGCAAGTTTTGGGGACCTTTGATGGTTGGAGCCAAGGAGAGCACCTTTCACCTGAGTATACTGGTTCTTACACTAGGTTCTCAACAACGTTGATGCTGAGACCCGGGAG GTATGAAATCAAATTCTTAGTAGACGGTGAATGGAAGCTATCACCTGAGTTCCCCATTATTGGTGAAGGATTAACCAAAAACAATTTGTTAGTTGTCGAGTGA